The Rissa tridactyla isolate bRisTri1 chromosome 6, bRisTri1.patW.cur.20221130, whole genome shotgun sequence genome includes a region encoding these proteins:
- the LOC128911142 gene encoding homeobox protein vent1B-like: MTKAPFSVEWLSQSSQALKSPTEGSPHRSSSAALGHRPGSSPGLSERSEERSAGPRDGTGGRSRERLATPPAAGAGERPWGAEQPPPEGGPECSGPEEPGGRGGGRRLRTAFSAEQLSTLESSFQRQQYLGAAERRRLAGRMGLSEVQIKTWFQNRRMKLKRQLQELRTEPFCSPPPLPYGPHSGVVPVPLTYVAQPPPLPRQGAASGGLTLTALPAPSLDLSSACRAQPVGFWAAPCFVGYRDPRAFLLGV, encoded by the exons ATGACCAAGGCCCCTTTCTCTGTGGAGTGGTTGTCCCAGAGCAGCCAGGCCCTCAAGAGCCCCACCGAGGGCTCCCCGCACCGATCATCCTCGGCGGCCCTGGGTCACCGGCCTGGCTCCAGCCCCGGCTTGAGCGAGCGGAGCGAGGAGCGGTCTGCCGGCccgcgggacgggacgggcggcAGGAGCAGAGAGCGCTTGGCGACCCCCCCCGCTGCAG gaGCAGGAGAGCGGCCGTGGGGAGCGGAGCAGCCCCCGCCGGAGGGGGGTCCCGAGTGCTCGGGCCCCGAGGAGCctggcggccggggcggggggcggcggctgcGCACAGCCTTCAGCGCCGAGCAGCTCAGCACCCTGGAGAGCTCCTTCCAGCGGCAGCAGTACCTGGGGGCCGCCGAGCGGCGCCGGCTGGCCGGCAGGATGGGGCTCTCGGAGGTGCAG ATCAAGACCTGGTTTCAGAACCGGCGAATGAAGCTCAAGCggcagctgcaggagctgaggaCGGAGCCTTTCTGCAGCCCCCCCCCTCTCCCTTACGGACCTCACAGCGGCGTTGTGCCCGTGCCGCTCACATACGTGGCCCAGCCACCACCTCTGCCCCGGCAAGGGGCTGCCTCTGGGGGCCTCACCTTGACGGCGCTGCCAGCACCCTCCCTGGACCTCAGCAGCGCCTGCAGAGCACAGCCTGTGGGCTTTTGGGCGGCACCCTGCTTTGTAGGGTACAGGGATCCCAGAGCTTTCTTGCTGGGTGTCTAA